The genomic interval AAACCAGGGTTGGCCTGGGCCAACCAGCGGCGCGGGGTCACGCCATTGGTCATGTTGGTGAAACGGTCGGGCCAGATGGCGGCGAAGTCGGCAAAAATGGTTTGCACCAGCAGCTCGGAGTGCAGGGCCGAAACACCGTTAACCTTGTGGCTACCCACGATGGACAGGTTGGCCATGCGCACGCGGCGCTCGCCCTGTTCGTCGATCAGCGACAGCCGCGCCAGGAAGGCGTTGTCGCCCGGACGGTGCCGGGCCGCCATTTCCAGAAATTCCTTGTTGATGCGGAAGATGATTTCCAGGTGGCGCGGCAGCACGTGCTGCATCAGGCCCACCGGCCAGGTTTCCAGTGCCTCGGGCATCAGGGTGTGGTTGGTGTACGAGAAGGTCTTGCAGCAGATAGCCCAGGCTTTGTCCCAGGGCATGCCGTGCTCGTCGCACAGAACCCGCACCAACTCGGCCACGCCAATGGCGGGGTGGGTGTCGTTCAAATGGATGGCGACGTGCTCGGCCAGGTTGTCCAGGGAGGGGTGTTCGCGCAGGTGGCGCACCACCAGGTCTTGCACTGACGCGGACACAAAGAAATACTCTTGCTTCAGGCGCAGTTCGCGCCCGGCAGGCGTGCTGTCGTTGGGGTACAGCACCCACGAGATGTTTTCGTACTCGTTTTTCAAGCTCGCTGCACGGGCGTAGTCACCGGTGTTGAAGGCGTTCAGGTCGATATGGGCGGGTGCCACGGCCTTCCACAGGCGCAAGGTGCTGACTTTTTCGGTGCCGTGGCCGGGCACCACCATGTCGTAGGCCTTGGCAGCCACTTCACCGGCGTTGCGCCAGATGGGGGTGCCGTCCACGTGCTCGACCCAGCCGCCAAAGCGCACGGGGTAGCTGATGTCGGCACGGGGAAACTCCCAGGGCGTGCCGTTTTCCAGCCAGGGGTCGGGGTATTCCATTTGCGCGCCGTTCTGGATGTCTTGCGCAAACATGCCGTACTCGTAGCGGATGCCGTAGCCGAAGGAGGGCAGGCCGACGGTGGCCATGGAATCCAGAAAACAGGCGGCCAGGCGGCCCAGGCCCCCATTGCCCAACGCAGCATCGGGCTCGCGGTCGGCTACGGTTTCCAGGGTTTGGGCAAATTTTTGCAGGCCTGTGGCGGCTTGGCCACGGATGTCCAGCGCGCCCAGCGCATTGGACAGGGTGCGGCCCATCAAGAATTCCATCGACAAATACACCACACGGCGGGCTTTGGCGGCCTGGTCGCGGGCCTGGGTTTGCACCCAGCGTTGGGACAGTTGCTGGCGGGCCACTTGCGACACGGCCAGCATGAGATCGTTGGGGGTGGCTTCTGCGGGGCTGACGCCGACTGTGTCGAGCAAATGCTGCTCGATGCTGGCTTGTATGGAGGTGGCGGTAGGGACAATACGCTGGGTCACAGGGGCATCCTTTATGTGGGTTGGCACAAGCCGGAATCCGATGTTCGGATGGCTTTTTTTCTAGTCTAAGCGCTTTGAATGCGGGTACACCGCTTATTTTGAGAATTCTCGCACGAGGTAACCGGCCGGTAACTGTTTTTTAAATCCTCGGATTAAGATGCTGGCGTTAACCAAAAACCCGGTCAACAATTAGCCCAGGAGTTGCGCCAGTTTCCCCGTTTGCCCAGAAGGCCTGCAGGGGCCGACCCGTAAATCCTAATCCCTTCTCTGGAGACAAAAAATGCAGCAAAACAACTTAGCGCTCGGACTGGACCTGCCCAAACGGGCGATTGCACTGGTGCTCGCCGGTGGGCGCGGCAGCCGACTGATGAACCTGACAGACCGCCGCGCCAAACCCGCGGTGTATTTTGGCGGCAAGTTCCGCATTGTTGACTTTGCGCTGTCCAACTGTTTGAACTCCGGTATCCGCCGCATTGGTGTGATTACCCAGTACAAATCGCATAGTTTGTTGCGCCATATGCAGCGCGGCTGGGCATTTTTGAAAAACGAGATGAACGAGTTTGTCGATCTGCTGCCCGCACAGCAGCGCAACGACAACGAAAACTGGTACCGGGGCACGGCCGACGCGGTCTACCAGAACCACGACATTCTGGAGAGCTACGGTGCCGACTACATCGTGGTGTTGGCAGGCGACCACATTTACAAGATGAATTACGCCCTGATGCTGGCCGACCATGTGGCCCAGGGCCGTGAATGCACAGTGGGCTGCATCGCCGTGCCACGCTCCGAGGCCACCGCTTTCGGGGTCATGGCCATCGACGACAACCGCCTGATCACCGAATTTCTGGAAAAGCCCGCCGACCCACCGTCCATGCCCGGCAACCCTGACATGTCGCTGGCCAGCATGGGCATCTATATCTTCAACGCCGCCTTCCTGTACGCCGAGCTCGAACGCGACATGGCCGACCCCACGTCCAGCCACGACTTCGGCAAGGACATCATCCCCCGCGCCGTGCGCAACGGCCTGGCTACCGCCCACCCGTTCTCCATGAGCTGCGTACCGAATGCAGCCGAAGACGAACCGTATTGGCGCGATGTCGGCACGATCGATGCCTACTGGGATGCCAATATCGACCTGACCGCTACCGAGCCCAAGCTCAACCTGTACGACACCCATTGGCCGATCTGGACCTACCAGGCCCAGCTGCCACCGGCCAAGTTTGTCCACAACACCGACGACCGGCGCGGCATGGCGATCGAGTCCATGGTGTCGGGTGGCTGCATTGTGTCGGGCAGCGTGCACCGTTCGGTGTTGTTCTCCAGCGTCAGGGTGCACTCGTATTCGGATGTCAAGTGGTCGGTGCTCCTGCCCGATGTACAGATTGGCCGTGGCGCACGCATCAACCGGGCGGTGATCGACCGCGGCTGCGTCATCCCCGATGGCATGGTGATCGGCGAAGACGCGGCGCTGGATGCCGAGCGCTTCCACCGCAGTGAAAACGGCATCACGCTGGTCACCTCGGCCATGCTGAAAAAGCTGGCGGGATGAAAGTCCTGCAAGTAGGGGCCGAGGTTTTTCCTCTGGTCAAAACCGGCGGTCTGGCCGACGTGCTGGGGGCCTTGCCCCAGGCCCTGGTGGCCGCCGGTGCCGATGTGCGCCTGCTGCTGCCCGGCTTTCCCGCGATCCTGGCTGGCTTGAAAAAGCCGGTCGTGGTGTGCGAGATCGGTGCGGCTTTTGGCGCGGCGCGGGTGCGCCTGCTGCGCGGCACCATTGCCGCCAGTGGCATTTCGGCCTATGTGGTCGATGCGCCTTACTACTACCAGCGCGCGGGCAACCCGTACCTGGGTGCCGATGGTGTCGAATGGCCCGACAACGCCCAGCGCTTTGCCCTGCTGGGCTGGGTGGCGGCGCATGTGGCAGCGGGCGGGCTCGACCCCGCCTGGACCCCGGACGTGCTGCACGCCCACGACTGGCACGCCGGCATGGCCTGCGCCTACCTGGCTTCCAACCAGGCGGCCACGGTCGCCACCGTCTACACCGTGCACAACCTGGCCTACCAGGGCCTGTTCGATGCCAAGGACTTCCATTTGCTGGGCTTGCCGGTGCGCTTCATGGACCCGACCCGGCTGGAATACCACGGCAAGTTCTCGTTCATGAAGGCCGGGCTCACCCATGCCCAGCGCGTCACCACCGTCAGCCCCAGCTACGCCGCCGAGATTGCCACCACCGAGTTTGGTTGCGGTCTGGACGGCGTGGTGCGTTCGCGCGGTGCCGACGTGTCCGGCATCCTGAACGGGGTGGACGACGCAGTCTGGGACCCAGCGGTGGACAAGGACATCACCACCCCGTACTCGGCCACCGCACTGGCGGGCAAGGCCGTGTGCAAGGCCGCCTTGCAAAAGGAACTCGGTCTGCAGGTGGATACCACACGGCCCTTGTTCACCCTGGTGAGCCGCCTGACACAGCAGAAGGGCCTGGATCTGGTGCTGGCCGCCATTCCCGAAATGCTGGCTGCGGGTGCGCAACTGGCCGTGCAGGGCAGTGGCGATGCCGCGCTGGAAAAAGCCTTTACCGAAGCCGCCGCAGCCCACCCGGGGCAGGTGGCCGTGCGCCTGGGCTACGACGAAAAGTTTGCCCACCAGATGATTGCCGGAGCCGATGCCATGCTGGTGCCGTCCCGGTTTGAACCCTGCGGGCTGACCCAGCTCTATGCCCTGCGTTACGGCACCGTGCCGGTGGTACGGCGCGTCGGCGGGCTGATCGACACCGTAGTGGACACCAGCGAGACCAGCCTGCAGGAAGACACCGCCACCGGCTTCATGTTCGGCCCTGCCAACAAGGAGGCCCTGGCCCTGGCGGTACACCGCACCGTGCAGGCTTTTGGCCAGCCAACGGTGTGGGCGCAATTGCAGCAGCGTGGCATGGCGCAAAACTTCTCCTGGGCCGCTGCGGCCACGCAGTATCTGGCCTTGTACCAGACGCTATGTTCACCCGCCAAGGCTAAAAAATAGCCAAAAAGTGCCATGCGGGAGGCTGTCGGAAAAGCACGCGGGGCGTGACTACAATTCCGCCAGTCCATCCGGCCGTCCTCAGCGAGGATGGCCGGGTTTTTGATCTACCAACTCCCGTCACACCATGCACATCGCCAGCTCCATTTTCAAAGCCTACGATATCCGCGGCATCGTCCCCACCACGGTAGACGAGGCCGTTGCCGAGGGCATCGGCAAGGCTTTTGGCACGATTGCCCTGGCAGAGGGCGAAACCACGGTGGCGGTGGGGCGCGATGGCCGTCTGAGCGGCCCCTCGCTGGTAGCGGCGCTGATCCGCGGCCTGGTGGCAGTGGGTGTTGAGGTGATCGATGTGGGCACGGTGACCACGCCCTTGCTGTACTTCGCGGCCAATACCCTGTGCCGCAGCGGCATCCAGGTCACCGGCAGCCACAACCCCAAGGACTACAACGGCTTCAAGATGGTCATGGGTGGCCGCGCCATCCATGGCGACGAAATCCAGGCCCTGCGCCGTATGATGGAAACCGAGACCTGGTTGCCCCAGGCCGGTGGATCGGTGCGCAGCGTGGATGTGCTACCCGCCTACACCGCCCGCATCGTCTCCGACATCCAACTGGCCCGCCCGATGAAGATCGTGGTCGATTCGGGCAACGGCATTGCGGGTGCATCGGCTCCCGACATCCTGCGCGCCATCGGCTGCGAGGTGATCGAGTTGTTCAGCGAGGTGGACGGTAACTTCCCCAACCACCACCCCGACCCCAGCAAGCCCGAAAACCTGCTGGACCTGATCGCTGCGCTGAAAACCAGTGGTGCCGAGCTGGGCCTGGCTTTTGACGGCGACGGCGACCGCCTGGGCATCGTTACCCAGGACGGAACCAACATCTACCCCGACCGCCAGATGCAGCTGTTCGCCGAAGACGTGCTGCGCCGCGTCCCTGGTGGCACGATTTTGTTTGACGTGAAATGCTCGCAGCGCCTGGCCCCGGCCATTGCCGCTGCCGGTGGCCAGCCGCTGATGTTCAAAACCGGCCACTCGCTGATCAAGGCCAAGATGAAAGAAATCGAAGCCGCGGGCGGCCAGGCCCCGCTGGGAGGCGAAATGAGCGGCCACATTTTCTTCAAGGAACGCTGGTTCGGCTTTGACGACGGCACCTACGCGGGCTGCCGCCTGCTAGAGATCCTGAGCCAGTCGCCCGATGCCAATGTGGTGCTCAACGGCTTGCCGACCAGCTTCTCCACGCCTGAGCTGAATGTGGCCTGTGCCGAAGGGGAGCCGCCCGTGGTGGTGGCCAAGGCCCTGGCCATGGTGGACTTTGCCGCGCCCGCGGTGGTCAGCACCATCGACGGCCTGCGCGTGGACTGGCCCGATGGCTTTGGCCTGGTGCGCGCCAGCAACACCACGCCGGTGCTGGTGCTGCGTTTTGAAGGCCACACGCCTGAAGCCCTGGAGCGCATCCAGCACGACATGCTGGCCCTGCTGCGCCGCGCCAAGCCCGATGCCACCCTGGCAGCCAGCGCACACTGATGCCTGTCTCCGGTTCTGGGCAGGGCATGCGGGTGCTGATCGTCAAGCTCTCGTCTTTTGGCGACGTGGTCCAGACCCTGCCCACCCTGCACGACATGCGCCAGGCCTTGCCTCTGGCCGTCTTCGACTGGGTGGTCGAAGAATCCTTTGCTCCCTTGCTCCAGGCCCACGTGCCGCGCCTGGGCCGTGTCATTCCGCTGGCGCAACGGCGCTGGCGCAAAAGCCCGTTCAGCGCCAGCGTGCGGGCCGAAAAATCTGTCTTCACCCAGACCCTGCAGGCCGAGGCCTACGACGTGGTGATTGACTTCCAGGGCCTGATCAAATCGGCCTTGGTCGCCCGCCAGGCACGGCTCGCGCCCGGTGGTTGGCGCGCCACCTACGGCAATGGCAGCGAAGACTGCGGCTATGAATGGCCGGTGCGTTTCATGGTGCAGCGTCCCCAGCCCATGCCGCCGCGCATCCACTCGCTGCAGCGTTACCGCCGCCTGGCCGCATTGGCGCTGGGCTATCCGCCGCGGGAAGACGGCATTGCCTACGACGAATTGCAGGTGGTCCCCGCACAGCCCGATGGCAGCGTGATGCTGGTCCACGGCACCACCCGGGTTGAAAACGAATGGCCACTGGCGCACTGGGTACAAATTGGCCAGCGTCTGGCAGCCCAGGGATTGCCGGTCAGCGTGCCCCAGGCGAATGCCTATGAAGAAAAGTTTGCCCGCCAGCTCTGCCAGGCGATTGGCCCGCAGGCGCGCATGCTGCCGCGCATGGGCTTGGCCGCGCTGGCCGCGCAAATGGCGGGCTGTGTGGGCGTGGTGGGGGTGGACTCGGGCCTGAGCCATCTGGCTGTGGCTTTGAACCTGCCGCATGTGCAGATATTCAGCCAGCCGCGCATCTGGCGCGCCGGTCCGCTGGGCAGCGCCTACCAGGTGGCCGTGGGTGGGGCAAGGGCTCCCGATGTAGACACCGTGTGGCAGGCATGGCAAGCTGTGTGGCGCGTGTTCCACAACCCCCAGGCTGTTCCTGCATGAATGTTCTGATCGTCAAACTCTCTTCCCTGGGAGATGTGGTGCACGCCATGCCGGCGGCGCAAGACATCTTGCATGCGTTTCCGGGCGCACTGGTGGACTGGGTGGTGGAACCCGACTTTGCCCCCCTGGTGCGCCGCTGCGCTGGCTTGCACCGGGTGATCGAATGCGACCTGAAGCGCTGGCGCGAGACGGTGTTCACCGCCGACACCCGCAACGCCTGGCGGGCTTTTTCCTCCGACCTGCAGTACGAGTGCTACGACGCGGTGCTGGACCTGCAGGGCATGAGCAAGTCGTCTCTGGTGGCCAAGATGGCCCGCCTGGGCTCGGACGGTCTGCGCTATACCCTGGCCAACCAGACCGAAGGCACGGTTTTTCAGGCCCCCACCCGCTGGATTGCCGATGTGGCGGTACCGGTGGAGTCGCATCTCCACGCCGTCGACCAGGCGCGGGTCATGTGTGCCCGTTCGCTGGTCTATGCCCTGCCAGACAAAGTATCTTTTGGGCTGCTGGCGCACGCCGATAAAGCACGACGTGCTACTAAAAGTATAGTAAATCAATTTTTTGACGTGGGCCATGTAGAAGCCACGCCCCTCGTGGCCTTTCTGCATGGCAGCAATCGCGCCGACAAAAGCTGGCCCGAAGCCCACTGGCTGGAGATGGGCCACCGCCTGAACGACCTGGGTTACACCGTAGCCTTTGCCCATGGCAACGACGACGAGCAGTGGCGCAGCGAAAGCATTGCCAACCGGCTGAACCAGGCCGTTGTCTGGCCGCGCATGGCCCTGGGCGCGCTGACCGATGCGCTGGGCGAATGTTTGGGGGTGATCGGTGTCGACAACGGCACCAGCCAGATCGCCACCGCGCTGGATTTGCCGCTGGTGAAGATCTACAACTTCGACACCGTCTGGCGCACCGGCCCGCAGAACCGCGACCACCAACTCAGTGTGTTTGCCGACCCCACGCCGAGCGTCAACGCGGTGTGGAACGCCTGGATGCAAGCCTCCGCCCTGGCAGCACTGCGGGATTCTGCGCATTGATTCTGCGTCTGTATTCCCTGATGACGTGGCTGGCGATTCCCTTGCTGCGCCGCAAGCTGCGCCGGCGCGCGCTGGCCGAACCCGGCTACGGCGTGGCGGTACCCGAGCGCTTTGGCCACTACAGCCAGCCACCCGGCCAGGGTTTTGTGTGGGTGCACGCCGTGTCGCTGGGCGAAACCCGGGCCGCGGCCATTTTGCTGGCCGCCTTGCGCCGCGAGATGCCGGGCATGCGCCTGCTGCTGACGCACGGCACCGCCACCGGCCGGGCCGAGGGCCAGGCGCTGCTGCAGCCGGGCGACGTGCAGGTCTGGCAGCCCTGGGACAGTGCGGGCGCGGTGCGGCGCTTTGTGCGGCACTTCCAGCCCCGCATCGGCATCCTGATGGAAACCGAAATCTGGCCCAATTTACTGGCGGCCTGCCAGGCTGCGGGTGTGCCGGTGGTGTTGGCCAACGCCCGACTTAGCGCCAAATCGCTGCGCCAGGCACAGCGGTTGTCGGCTCTGTCCCGACCCGCCTACGGTGCGCTGACCGCCGTGTGGGCGCAAACTGCTGCCGATGCCCAGCGCCTGGTCGACGCGGGCGCTCCGCCCCCGGTGGTGCTGGGCAATCTGAAGTTCGATGCCACGCCCAACCCCGAGCAACTGGCCGCGGGGCGGGCCTGGCGCAGGGCAGGGCGGCCGGTGGTGTTGCTGGCCAGCGCCCGCGAAGGCGAAGAACTCCTTTTGCTCCAGTATTTACAGTCTTTTAGGCCTCTAGCGCATATTCCATCAGCGCAAGTAGCTCCTAAATTGGGAGTGGCCGACGTGCAGTGGCTGATCGTGCCGCGCCACCCGCAGCGCTTTGATGCGGTGGCGGCGTTGGTGGTGGAGCAAGGATTCAGTCTGTCGCGGCGCAGCCGTTGGCCCGATGGTCCTGAGCCCGCCGAAGTATGGCTGGGCGATTCGCTGGGCGAGATGGCGCGGTACTACGGCCTGGCCGATGTGGCTTTGCTGGGCGGCAGCTTCGCCGCTTTAGGCGGGCAGAACCTGATCGAGGCCGCCGCCTGCGGCTGCCCGGTGCTGATGGGCCCCTCGACCTTCAACTTTGCCGAGGCCGCCGAGTTGGCCGAGGCTGCCGGGGCGGCCTGCCGCGTGGCCGACATGCCCGCCGCCGTGGCCCAGGCCCTGGCCTGGCTCAACGCCCCCGACACCCTGGCCCGGGCCGCAGCCGCCGGGCCGCAATTCGCCAGCGCCCACCAGGGAGCCGCGCGGAAAACGGCTCTGGCAGTCAAAGAATTTTTAGAGTGAAAAGTGCCTTCTGTGCTTATCTGATAAGCATGAAAAGCTCACTTATTGATAGCACTCAGGTCGCTGGCCGATAGGTCAGCCTCCAGCGTGCGGCGCTCGTCGAACACGAAGCAACTGCCCTGGTAGTGCGCGCCGTCGGTCTCCTCGAAGTATTTGAGGATGCCGCCTTCGAGCTGGTAGACGTGGTCCAGCCCTTCCTCGCGCATCAGAATGGCGGCTTTTTCGCAGCGGATGCCGCCGGTGCAAAAGCTGACCACGGTCTTGCCCTGCAACTCGGCCTTGTGCTCCCGCAGCGCGTCGGGGAATTGGCTGAACTTGTCGATGCGCCAGTCGATGGCCCCGGTGAACGTGCCGTGGTCCACCTCGAAGGCGTTGCGCGTGTCCAGGGTAACGACGGGGCGGCCTTGGTCGTCCACGCCCTGGTCCAGCCAGCGCTTGACGGTGGCGGCATCTACCGCAGGGGCGCGGCCCGAACTGGGTTGGATGGCAGGGTGGTCCATACGGATGATTTCGTTCTTCACCTTCACCAGCATCTTTTTGAACGGCTGGGTGGCCGACCAGCTCTCTTTGGGGGCGATGTCGGCAAAGCGCGGGTCGGCGTGCAGGCGGGCGATGAAGCCGCGCACCCCGGCCTCGGGTGCAGCCAGAAACAGGTTGATGCCCTCGCCGGCCAGCAGGATGGTGCCTTTGAGCTGCAGCTCGGTGGCCCAGCCGTGCAGCAGTTCGCGCAGGGCAGGGGCATCGGGCAGGGGGACGAATTTGTAAGCGGAGATGTTAAGGATGGAGTTCACCCTCTGATTTTAGTTAGCCCGGCAGTGCCGCCGCAGCACCCGCTTCCAGGCGGAAGGCGCTGACCAGGCTGGTCAGCCCCAGGGCCGAGCGCTTCAGGTTCTCGGCCGAGGCCGCGCTTTCTTCCACCAGGGCCGAGTTTTCCTGCGTCATCTGGTCCAGCCGGGCCACAGCTTCGTTGATCTGGCCTATGCCCTGGCCCTGCTCGGAGGCGGCGGCGGTGATCTCGGCAATGATGTCGCTCACGCGCTGCACCTGCTGGACGATTTCGGTCATGGTGGTGCCGGCCTCCTGCACCAGCTTGCTGCCGGATTCGACCCGACCCACGCTGGCATCGATCAGGCCCTTGATCTCTTTGGCCGCCTCGGCGCTGCGCTGGGCCAGCAGCCGTACCTCGCTGGCCACCACCGCAAAACCGCGTCCCTGCTCACCGGCCCGGGCGGCTTCCACCGCGGCGTTCAGGGCCAGGATATTGGTCTGGAAGGCAATGCTGTTGATTACGCCAATGATGTCCACGATCTTGCGCGAGCTGTCGTCAATGCCCTGCATGGTGCTCACCACCTGGCCCACCAGTTGGCCACCGCGCGCGGCCACGGTAGCGGCCGAGGCGGCCAACTGGTTGGCCTGGCGGGCGGATTCGGTGTTTTGCGCCACCGTGGCGGTGAGCTCCTCCATGGCAGCGGCGGCTTCTTCCAGGCTGGCGGCGGTGCTCTCGGTGCGGGTGCTCAGATCCATGCCGCCGTGGGCGATTTCGGCGCTGGAATGCTTGATGTCCTGCGACGAGGTGCGGACCTCGCCCACCATGCGGCGCAGCGCCGTCTGCATGGCCGACAGGGCATCCTGCAGCGCACCAATCTCGTCCTTGCGCGTGGTTTCCAGCTTGGCCGATAGATTGCCCGCCGCCACCTCCTGGGCAATACGGGTGCAATGCGCGATGGGCTTGCGGATGCTGGCCAGCACCGGGCCCGACACCCACACCAGCCCCCCCAGCGCCACCGCCAGCACGATCCACGAGGTGCGCGACACGTCTTCGCCGGTGGCGGTGAAGGCGGCAATCGAGCTCTCGGCCAGCTTGCTGCCCATCACCGCGGTTTCATCCACCCCCGCGCGATGCTCCAGGTACAGCGCGTGGGCCTGCACCAGTTGCGCCTTGGCCGCAGCCATATCGTTTTTGGCCAGGGCGGGCATGACCTGGTCACGCGCGGCGGCAATGAACTTCTGCGCTGCCTGGTGCTGGTGGCCAAGCAGCTGCTTTTCCAGGCCATAGGGTGGGTTTTGCGTCCAGTAGGCGACCCGGGCCTCGTACTCGCCCACCAGGCGGGCCACCTGCTTTTGCGCTTCGGCCACCGGCATGGTGCCCTCTACCGCCTGCGACAGCACCAGCCGCAGCTCAATCAGGTACATGGGCGGCGGCAGGATGTCGGCCACCACGTCCTTGGCCACAAAGGTCTGGTGGGCGATGGCGTTGAGGCGGTTAAAGCCCACGTAGGACTGCAGGGCAATCACCAGGGCGGCCAGGATACCCACGGCGGCCAGGAAAAGGGTAGAACTGCGGATAGATCGGAACATGGTGCACCTCTCAATGGCTCAGAACTGCAGATGGCAATCTGCGAAGTGCGAGCCTGCAAGCATGCTATCAGTCGTACACAAATTGTTTCAAATATTTCTTATGAAGTACAACTAATCCCTGGACGGGCCGCTCGTCTCCTGGTCAACCCTTGCCTCGACCCCGCCCTTTAAAATGCCCCGATGTTTGTTCACCTCCGCCTCCATACCGAATTTTCTGTCGTTGACGGCACCAACCGCATCGACGACACCGTCAAGGTAGCCGCCAAGGACCAGCAGCCCGCGCTGGCCATCACCGACCTGAGCAACCTGTTTGGCGCACTCAAGTTCTACAAGGAAGCCCGGGGCAAGGGTGTCAAACCCGTCATCGGGGCCGAGATTTTCCTGGAAGGGCCGGGCCTGGATGCCGCGGCCTTGTCGCGCGTCATCGTGCTGGTGCAAAACAAGCAGGGCTATCTGAATCTGTCGGAGCTGCTGGCCCGCGGCTTTACCCAAAATATCGTCAAAAACCAGGCTGTCATTAAATTCGCCTGGCTGCGCGAACTGAACGAGGGCCTGATCTGCCTGGCCGGTGCCCAGGCCGGGCCGGTGGGCCAGGCCCTGGTGCAGGGCGACACGGTGCGGGCCGATGCCGTGGCCCGCCAATTGGCGGAGGTGTTCCCGCAGCGCTTCTACATCGAACTGCAGCGCGCTGGCCGCCCGGACGACGAGGCCCATGTGGTGGCCGCCGTGCAACTCGCGGCCCGCCTGCAGTTGCCGGTGGTGGCCACGCACCCGGTACAGTTCACCGAAGAGTCCGACTACGAAGCGCATGAAGCCCGGGTGTGCATTTCCGACGGCGAAATCCTGGGCAACCAGCGCCGCGTGCGCCGCTTCACCCGCGAGCAGTATTTCAAATCCAGCGCGCAGATGCTGGCGCTGTTTGCCGACATTCCCTCGGCCATTGCCAACACGCTGGAGATCGCCAAGCGCTGCAACCTGACCCTGGTGCTGGGCAAGCCGCAGTTGCCCGACTTTCCCACACCCCTGGTGGATGGCGTGCGCATGAGTCCCGAGGACTACTTCCGCTACGCCTCGCACGAGGGCCTGAAAGAGCGCCTGCTGCACCTGTACCCGAATGAGGCCAAGCGCGAAGAGGTGCGCCCCGGCTACATCGAGCGGCTGGAGTTCGAGATCACCACCATTTTGAAGATGGGTTTCCCCGGCTACTTTTTGATCGTGGGCGACTTCATCAACTGGGCCAAAAAGAACGGCTGCCCGGTGGGGCCGGGCCGGGGGTCTGGCGCGGGCTCTTTGGTGGCCTACGCGCTGAAGATTACCGATTTGGACCCCTTGCAGTACAAGCTGCTGTTCGAGCGGTTTTTGAACCCCGAGCGCGTCTCCATGCCCGACTTCGACATCGACTTTTGCCAGGGCAACCGCGACCGGGTGATCGACTATGTGAAAGAAAAGTACGGCAAAAACGCCGTCAGCCAGATCGTCACCTTCGGTACCATGGCGGCCCGCGCGGCCATCCGCGATGTGGGCCGGGTGCTGGACCTGAGCTACAACTTCTGCGACGGCATCAGCAAGCTGATTCCCAACAAGCCTGGCATGTCGGTCACGCTGCAGTACCCGCCCGCCACCAAAAAGGAGGGCGACAAGAACAACTACGCCATCGAGATGGAGCCGGTGCT from Comamonadaceae bacterium OS-1 carries:
- the waaA gene encoding 3-deoxy-D-manno-octulosonic acid transferase, which produces MILRLYSLMTWLAIPLLRRKLRRRALAEPGYGVAVPERFGHYSQPPGQGFVWVHAVSLGETRAAAILLAALRREMPGMRLLLTHGTATGRAEGQALLQPGDVQVWQPWDSAGAVRRFVRHFQPRIGILMETEIWPNLLAACQAAGVPVVLANARLSAKSLRQAQRLSALSRPAYGALTAVWAQTAADAQRLVDAGAPPPVVLGNLKFDATPNPEQLAAGRAWRRAGRPVVLLASAREGEELLLLQYLQSFRPLAHIPSAQVAPKLGVADVQWLIVPRHPQRFDAVAALVVEQGFSLSRRSRWPDGPEPAEVWLGDSLGEMARYYGLADVALLGGSFAALGGQNLIEAAACGCPVLMGPSTFNFAEAAELAEAAGAACRVADMPAAVAQALAWLNAPDTLARAAAAGPQFASAHQGAARKTALAVKEFLE
- the rfaC_2 gene encoding lipopolysaccharide heptosyltransferase 1, yielding MNVLIVKLSSLGDVVHAMPAAQDILHAFPGALVDWVVEPDFAPLVRRCAGLHRVIECDLKRWRETVFTADTRNAWRAFSSDLQYECYDAVLDLQGMSKSSLVAKMARLGSDGLRYTLANQTEGTVFQAPTRWIADVAVPVESHLHAVDQARVMCARSLVYALPDKVSFGLLAHADKARRATKSIVNQFFDVGHVEATPLVAFLHGSNRADKSWPEAHWLEMGHRLNDLGYTVAFAHGNDDEQWRSESIANRLNQAVVWPRMALGALTDALGECLGVIGVDNGTSQIATALDLPLVKIYNFDTVWRTGPQNRDHQLSVFADPTPSVNAVWNAWMQASALAALRDSAH
- the rfaC_1 gene encoding lipopolysaccharide heptosyltransferase 1 gives rise to the protein MPVSGSGQGMRVLIVKLSSFGDVVQTLPTLHDMRQALPLAVFDWVVEESFAPLLQAHVPRLGRVIPLAQRRWRKSPFSASVRAEKSVFTQTLQAEAYDVVIDFQGLIKSALVARQARLAPGGWRATYGNGSEDCGYEWPVRFMVQRPQPMPPRIHSLQRYRRLAALALGYPPREDGIAYDELQVVPAQPDGSVMLVHGTTRVENEWPLAHWVQIGQRLAAQGLPVSVPQANAYEEKFARQLCQAIGPQARMLPRMGLAALAAQMAGCVGVVGVDSGLSHLAVALNLPHVQIFSQPRIWRAGPLGSAYQVAVGGARAPDVDTVWQAWQAVWRVFHNPQAVPA